One window of Populus nigra chromosome 5, ddPopNigr1.1, whole genome shotgun sequence genomic DNA carries:
- the LOC133694916 gene encoding G-type lectin S-receptor-like serine/threonine-protein kinase At2g19130: MCVETKPRFLLFVLLLLFVSHTTCFSIVGDTLLVGQSLSASETLISQNGAFQLRFFKSGPSVNIYLGIWYKNFGNTINVWVANRESPSNDPASSKLELSADGNLVLLMNSTKTVWSTALASSMSNASTAEAVLLDDGNFVVRDGSNPPTIYWQSFDYPTDTWLPGGKLGINKHTGQLFIEWNRSHRYWSSGDWNGEIFALVPEMRLNNILKFSHLSNENESYFTYSVCNTSILSRTVIDVSGQMQQLVWLGDFRDWFPLWSQPDQVDVYGLCGAFEVFNENSASYDCECLKGFEPLVQNDWSSGCVRKSPLQCENKRSVGKEDGFLKISYLTLPANSKTYQKESAERCRLDCIEICSCVAYADNNNGGCLLWEGDLMNLKQSAIAAGRAGEEIYVRLAASELELQIGNGTGMALYI; this comes from the exons ATGTGTGTTGAGACAAAGCCACGTTTTTTGCTCTTTGTGCTGTTGTTGCTATTCGTTTCCCATACGACTTGCTTCTCCATTGTAGGTGATACCCTTTTGGTTGGCCAATCTCTCTCTGCAAGCGAGACCCTAATATCTCAAAACGGCGCTTTTCAACTCCGTTTCTTCAAGTCAGGCCCTTCAGTAAACATTTACCTGGGAATATGGTATAAGAACTTCGGAAATACGATAAATGTTTGGGTAGCAAACAGGGAGAGCCCTTCAAACGACCCAGCTTCATCAAAGCTTGAATTGTCAGCTGATGGCAATCTTGTCTTGCTGATGAATTCCACCAAAACAGTTTGGTCAACAGCTCTTGCATCTTCAATGTCGAATGCTAGTACAGCAGAAGCAGTACTTCTTGATGATGGAAACTTTGTCGTAAGAGATGGCTCAAATCCACCTACCATATATTGGCAGAGTTTCGATTATCCAACTGACACATGGCTACCTGGTGGAAAGCTTGGAATCAACAAGCACACTGG TCAGCTTTTCATAGAGTGGAACAGGTCACACAGGTATTGGAGCAGTGGTGATTGGAATGGAGAAATATTTGCCTTGGTGCCTGAGATGAGAttgaacaatattttaaagtttagtcatttatcaaatgaaaatgaaagctATTTCACCTATTCTGTGTGCAATACCTCAATTCTTTCAAGAACCGTGATTGATGTTTCAGGACAGATGCAACAACTCGTATGGTTGGGAGATTTTAGGGATTGGTTTCCTTTATGGTCTCAACCAGACCAAGTTGATGTTTATGGTTTATGCGGGGCTTTTGAAGTCTTTAATGAAAATTCAGCAAGCTATGATTGTGAATGCCTGAAAGGTTTTGAACCATTAGTGCAAAATGATTGGTCAAGTGGTTGTGTTAGGAAATCTCCTTTGCAGTGTGAAAATAAGAGAAGTGTTGGAAAGGAAGATGGATTCCTAAAGATTTCGTATCTGACATTACCtgcaaattcaaaaacatatcaGAAAGAGAGTGCTGAAAGATGTAGATTGGATTGCATAGAAATTTGTTCTTGCGTGGCTTATGCCGATAATAATAACGGTGGGTGTTTGTTATGGGAAGGAGATCTTATGAACTTAAAACAGTCAGCGATTGCTGCTGGGAGGGCTGGAGAAGAAATTTACGTCAGACTTGCTGCTTCTGAGCTTGAACTTCAGATTGGTAACGGAACAGGTATGGCTTTGTACATATAG
- the LOC133693174 gene encoding G-type lectin S-receptor-like serine/threonine-protein kinase B120 — translation MCVKTKPCFWLFVLLLLFVYHRTCFSIGDDTLLVGQSLSANQTLISQNGIFELGFFKPGASLSIYLGIWYKNVPNKTIVWVANRESPLNNPASSKLELSPDGILVLLKNFTETVWSTALASSVPNTSTAQAALLDNGNFVIKDGSNPSAIYWQSFDNPTDTWLPGGKLGINKHTGQVQRLISWKNPEDPAPGMFSIGIDPNGSSQFFIEWNRSHRYWSSGDWNGERFTLVPEMRLNYIFNYSYVSNENESYFTYSLYDTSFLSRTVIGVSGQIKQFSYLGNIREWFLLWAQPKYQADIYGLCGAFGVFQVNSSPPCGCLRGFRPFVANDWPSGCLRMSPLHCQHRKNIAVSNDGFLKMSNLTLPGNSKAYQKVSYERCRLDCIENCSCMAHAYNDNNGECLLWDGALINLQRAEFAGGRTEAEIYIRFAASEVDHETGSGFSRIGNNRRKIWVTLAVAVPVTLITLGLYIYFSCLRKGKLIHKGKEYTGHDLLLFDFDTDPSSTNNESSSVDNGKKRWSKNMELPLFSYESVSVATEQFSDKLGEGGFGPVYKGKLPKGLEIAVKRLSERSGQGLEEFRNETILIAKLQHRNLVRLLGSCIERDEKMLIYEYMPNKSLDFFLFDANRGQILDWGTRIRIIEGIAQGLLYLHRYSRLRIIHRDLKPSNILLDSEMNPKISDFGMARIFGGNETQANTNRIVGTYGYMSPEYAMEGLFSIKSDVFSFGVLVLEIVSGKKNTSFYHSDSLNLLGHAWKLWNSNKALDLMDPSLGGPPSTSTLLRYINIGLLCVQESPADRPTMSDVIPMIVNEHVALPEPKQPAFVAGRNVAEPRSLMSFAGVPSVNNVTITTIDAR, via the exons ATGTGTGTTAAGACAAAGCCTTGTTTCTGGCTCTTTGTGCTTTTGTTGCTATTCGTTTACCATAGGACTTGCTTCTCAATTGGAGATGACACCCTTTTGGTTGGCCAATCTCTCTCTGCAAACCAAACTCTAATATCTCAAAACGGCATTTTTGAACTCGGTTTCTTCAAGCCAGGCGCTTCTTTAAGCATTTACCTGGGAATATGGTATAAGAACGTCCCAAATAAGACGATTGTTTGGGTAGCAAATAGGGAGAGCCCTTTAAACAACCCTGCTTCATCGAAGCTTGAATTGTCACCGGATGGCATTCTTGTCCTGCTGAAAAATTTCACCGAAACAGTTTGGTCAACAGCTCTTGCATCTTCAGTGCCGAATACTAGTACAGCACAAGCAGCACTTCTTGATAATGGAAACTTTGTCATTAAAGATGGCTCAAACCCATCCGCTATTTACTGGCAGAGTTTTGACAATCCAACTGATACATGGCTACCTGGTGGAAAGCTTGGAATCAACAAGCACACTGGGCAAGTGCAGCGGCTTATTTCATGGAAAAACCCAGAAGATCCTGCACCAGGTATGTTCTCGATTGGGATCGACCCAAATGGAAGTAGTCAGTTTTTCATAGAGTGGAACAGGTCACACAGGTATTGGAGCAGTGGTGATTGGAATGGAGAAAGATTTACCTTGGTACCTGAGATGAGATTGaactatattttcaattatagttatgtatcaaatgaaaatgaaagctATTTCACCTATTCTTTGTACGATACCTCATTTCTTTCAAGAACCGTGATTGGTGTTTCAGGACAGATCAAACAATTCAGTTATTTGGGAAATATTAGGGAATGGTTTCTTTTATGGGCTCAACCAAAATACCAAGCTGATATTTATGGTTTATGCGGGGCTTTTGGAGTCTTTCAAGTAAATTCATCACCTCCTTGCGGATGTCTCAGAGGTTTTAGACCATTTGTAGCAAATGATTGGCCAAGCGGTTGCCTTAGGATGTCTCCTTTGCATTGTCAACATAGGAAAAATATTGCAGTGTCAAATGATGGGTTTTTAAAGATGTCGAATCTAACATTACCAGGAAATTCAAAAGCATATCAGAAAGTGAGTTATGAAAGATGCAGATTGGATTGCATTGAAAATTGTTCTTGCATGGCTCATGcctataatgataataatggtGAGTGTCTTTTATGGGATGGAGCTCTTATAAACTTACAACGGGCAGAGTTTGCTGGTGGCAGGACTGAAGCAGAAATTTACATCAGATTTGCTGCTTCTGAAGTTGACCATGAGACTGGTAGTGGGTTTAGCCGAATAG GTAATAACAGAAGGAAAATATGGGTAACCTTGGCTGTGGCTGTTCCAGTAACTCTGATTACCTTAGGCCTCTACATATACTTCAGCTGTCTGCGCAAGGGAAAGCTCATACACAAAG gAAAGGAATATACCGGTCACGATTTATTGCTCTTTGATTTCGATACCGATCCTAGCTCAACTAACAATGAATCTAGCTCTGTTGACAATGGGAAGAAAAGATGGAGTAAAAATATGGAATTGCCATTATTCAGTTATGAGAGCGTATCAGTTGCAACTGAACAATTCTCAGACAAGCTTGGAGAGGGAGGATTTGGACCTGTTTATAAG GGCAAATTACCAAAGGGACTGGAAATAGCAGTGAAGAGGCTTTCAGAAAGATCTGGGCAAGGGCTTGAGGAGTTCAGAAATGAGACAATTCTAATCGCCAAACTCCAGCACCGGAATCTTGTCAGGCTATTAGGTTCCTGTATTGAACGGGATGAGAAAATGCTAATCTATGAGTACATGCCAAATAAAAGCTTGGATTTCTTTCTCTTTG aTGCAAACAGAGGACAAATCTTAGATTGGGGTACACGGATTCGGATAATCGAAGGAATTGCTCAAGGCCTTCTGTATCTACATAGATATTCACGGTTACGAATCATTCACAGGGATTTAAAACCTAGCAACATTCTATTAGACAGtgaaatgaatccaaaaatatctGATTTCGGGATGGCTCGAATTTTCGGAGGCAATGAAACTCAAGCAAACACCAACAGGATCGTTGGAACATA TGGCTATATGTCCCCTGAATATGCTATGGAGGGCCTCTTCTCAATAAAATCTGATGTGTTTAGCTTCGGGGTGCTGGTACTTGAGATTGTGAGCGGCAAGAAGAATACTAGTTTCTACCACAGCGACTCCCTCAATCTTCTTGGACAT GCATGGAAGTTATGGAATTCTAATAAAGCTTTGGACTTGATGGATCCAAGCCTGGGAGGTCCTCCTTCAACTTCTACGCTGTTGAGATACATAAACATAGGGCTTCTTTGTGTCCAAGAAAGTCCTGCTGATCGGCCTACAATGTCTGATGTCATCCCCATGATTGTAAATGAACACGTAGCTCTCCCAGAACCTAAGCAACCTGCTTTTGTTGCAGGCAGAAACGTGGCAGAACCAAGGTCATTGATGAGCTTTGCTGGCGTACCTTCCGTGAATAATGTGACAATAACAACGATAGATGCcagataa